The following proteins come from a genomic window of Mycolicibacterium rufum:
- a CDS encoding AMP-binding protein: MRSIPADVVSRYEREGWWTRESLGELVARGLERSRDTGFHVHSAIRPYAGTCGEVECDTRRLAAGLAARGVGPGDVVALQLPNWREAAVTFWASAFLGAVIVPIVHFYGRKELAHIVATARPRVFITTEAFGHMRFQPDLVADVPIVGLVGSPSFDELLADEPFEGTAAVDPSGPALIAFTSGTTRDPKGVIHSHQTLGFETRQLLANYPPDRGRQLTATPVGHFIGMLGAFLIPVLEAAPIDLCDVWDPAKVLALIERDGLSIGGGPPFFVTSLLDHPDCRPEHLAHFTTVGLGGSAVPSSVTRRLADLGMFVFRSYGSTEHPSITGSRPDAPEDKRLFTDGDPRPGVEIRLGPDGEIYSRGPDLCLGYTDPELTRHAFDDDGWYRTGDIGVLDEDGYLTITDRKADVIIRGGENISALEVEEVLLAMPAVAEAVVVAAPDARLGERAAAVLRIRDGHAMPSIDDVRAHFRQAGMATQKWPEELVEVDDFPRTASGKVQKFRVREHVRLTTAT; the protein is encoded by the coding sequence CGACACCGGCTTTCACGTTCATTCCGCGATCCGGCCCTACGCGGGGACCTGCGGTGAGGTGGAGTGCGACACACGCCGTCTGGCCGCCGGGCTCGCGGCCCGCGGCGTCGGACCCGGCGATGTGGTCGCGCTGCAGCTGCCCAACTGGCGGGAGGCCGCCGTGACGTTCTGGGCCTCGGCGTTCCTCGGCGCGGTGATCGTTCCGATCGTGCACTTCTACGGCCGCAAGGAGTTGGCCCACATCGTCGCGACCGCACGGCCGCGCGTCTTCATCACGACCGAGGCGTTCGGTCACATGAGATTCCAGCCCGACCTGGTCGCCGACGTCCCGATCGTCGGCCTGGTCGGCAGCCCGTCGTTCGACGAGCTGCTGGCCGACGAGCCCTTCGAGGGCACGGCCGCCGTCGACCCGTCCGGGCCGGCGTTGATCGCGTTCACCTCGGGGACGACGCGAGACCCCAAGGGCGTCATCCACAGTCACCAGACGCTGGGCTTCGAGACCCGTCAGCTCCTGGCGAACTACCCGCCGGACCGTGGGCGCCAGCTCACCGCGACGCCCGTCGGACACTTCATCGGCATGCTCGGGGCGTTCCTGATCCCGGTCCTCGAGGCCGCGCCGATCGACCTGTGCGACGTCTGGGATCCGGCGAAGGTGCTGGCGCTCATCGAGCGCGACGGCCTGTCCATCGGAGGCGGCCCGCCGTTCTTCGTCACCAGCCTGCTCGACCATCCCGACTGCCGGCCCGAACACCTGGCCCACTTCACCACCGTCGGACTCGGCGGTTCTGCGGTGCCGTCATCGGTGACCCGGCGGTTGGCGGACCTCGGGATGTTCGTCTTCCGCTCCTACGGAAGCACCGAGCACCCGTCGATCACCGGGTCACGTCCGGACGCGCCCGAGGACAAGCGGCTGTTCACCGACGGTGATCCGCGGCCAGGGGTGGAGATCCGGCTCGGGCCCGACGGCGAGATCTACAGTCGCGGACCGGATCTGTGCCTGGGCTACACCGATCCCGAGCTGACCCGGCACGCGTTCGACGACGACGGCTGGTACCGCACCGGTGACATCGGGGTGCTCGACGAGGACGGCTACCTGACCATCACCGACCGCAAGGCCGACGTGATCATCCGGGGTGGGGAGAACATCAGCGCCCTCGAGGTCGAAGAGGTGCTGCTCGCCATGCCGGCCGTCGCCGAGGCGGTCGTCGTCGCGGCGCCGGACGCGCGCCTGGGGGAACGGGCCGCGGCGGTGCTGCGGATCCGTGACGGCCATGCGATGCCGTCGATCGACGACGTGCGCGCCCATTTCCGGCAGGCCGGGATGGCGACGCAGAAATGGCCGGAGGAGTTGGTGGAGGTCGACGACTTCCCGCGCACCGCCAGCGGCAAGGTCCAGAAGTTCCGGGTGCGTGAGCACGTCCGCCTGACGACGGCGACATAG
- a CDS encoding amidohydrolase family protein, whose amino-acid sequence MGQLSHRVDIPFPLFDADNHLYEPPEAMTKYLPKEYKDVVQYVEVNGRTKIALKGQISNYIPNPTFSVVAKPGAWEEYFKFGNPDGKSKRELFGEPMKAIPAFFEPEPRIKVMDELGVDRSLMFPTLASLIEERLSDDPVAIHVLIHALNQWLDEVWGFNYQGRIFTTPVITLPIVEKAIEELEWAVKRGARAILIRPAPVPGFRGPRSFALPEFDPFWERVVHHDVFVGMHSSDSGYSRYTSEWDGAAQEMLPFQTNAMSILNEWRPIQDAVASWVIHGALFRHPKLKVGIVEAGSKWMFPLLDSMAEVWKKAPEAFLGNPIEEIKNRIYVSPFYEEGIDDLINLIGVDQVLYGSDWPHPEGLAEPTHYVTALEHLSVEDQAKIMGGNLSRLVTT is encoded by the coding sequence ATGGGACAACTGTCGCACCGGGTGGATATCCCCTTCCCGCTGTTCGATGCGGACAACCACCTGTACGAGCCGCCGGAGGCGATGACCAAGTACCTCCCCAAGGAGTACAAGGACGTCGTGCAGTACGTCGAGGTGAACGGCCGTACCAAGATCGCCCTGAAGGGGCAGATCAGCAACTACATCCCCAACCCCACGTTCTCCGTGGTCGCCAAGCCCGGCGCGTGGGAGGAGTACTTCAAGTTCGGCAACCCCGACGGCAAGAGCAAGCGCGAGCTGTTCGGCGAGCCGATGAAGGCGATCCCGGCGTTCTTCGAGCCCGAGCCGCGCATCAAGGTGATGGACGAGCTGGGCGTGGACCGGTCGCTGATGTTCCCGACGCTGGCCAGCCTGATCGAGGAGCGGCTCTCCGATGACCCGGTGGCCATCCACGTCCTCATCCACGCCCTCAACCAGTGGCTCGACGAGGTGTGGGGCTTCAACTACCAGGGCCGCATCTTCACCACCCCGGTGATCACGCTGCCCATCGTCGAGAAGGCGATCGAGGAGCTCGAGTGGGCTGTCAAGCGTGGTGCCCGGGCGATCCTGATCCGGCCGGCCCCGGTGCCGGGCTTCCGGGGCCCGCGGTCGTTCGCGCTGCCCGAGTTCGACCCGTTCTGGGAGCGGGTGGTGCACCATGACGTGTTCGTCGGCATGCATTCGTCGGACAGCGGCTACTCGCGCTACACCTCCGAGTGGGACGGCGCGGCCCAGGAGATGCTGCCGTTCCAGACCAACGCGATGTCGATCCTCAACGAATGGCGCCCGATCCAGGACGCCGTCGCGTCCTGGGTGATCCACGGGGCGCTCTTCCGGCACCCCAAGCTCAAGGTGGGCATCGTCGAGGCCGGCTCGAAATGGATGTTCCCGCTGCTGGATTCGATGGCCGAGGTGTGGAAGAAGGCGCCGGAGGCGTTCCTGGGCAATCCGATCGAGGAGATCAAGAACCGCATCTACGTCAGCCCCTTCTACGAAGAGGGCATCGACGACCTGATCAACCTGATCGGCGTCGACCAGGTGCTCTACGGATCGGACTGGCCGCACCCGGAGGGACTGGCCGAGCCCACGCACTACGTGACCGCACTCGAACACCTCTCGGTCGAGGATCAGGCGAAGATCATGGGCGGCAACCTCAGCCGCCTCGTCACGACCTGA